cttcttGATGTTTATGTTTGTTGGAATTGCGACGCTAGCATTATTGGGATTTCTTCTGTTTATTGTTCTTGccttatttgttttttcattACTGGCACGCGTTTCAGTTTCATCGTTCTTTTTTGCATCCTTTGACCCCAATTGCAGTTCCGTCTTGTTTTGATCGCCAAACGAACTACATACATACCTCTTGAAATCGCTTTCGAACATTGATTTTAACGCATTACGCCCGTTcgttaataaattattgaagTTATGACTTCAAAGAAGCGAGtttatttgccaaatttgGATATGCCCACGCTTCAAATTTGAAtcagcagaaaaaaaacatGTTAATCGCCCTGTAGCGTTATATTTCGTCTGGAAAAGAACAAAGCAAATGCTcgaaaatctaatttttttttgtatctttaaCCCGAGGGCGTGGAAACCAAAATGTATCTGTGTACCTTAGTCACTTGCCTGTATTTGTGAGCGATGATTAATCATAATGATTTGTATTAAGACCCCTTAAACCACGCTGTCGGCAATTTCTGTTGGTAACAGTAAAGCTTCTTTCAGTTACTTGGTTTATGTTCATTTTGGCATTGGTTACTTTCGAAAAGCCTTTCGCAAATACAACGACTTTACCTCATATTAGTATAAACATActtatacatgtacatacatatttattcaTACAGATAAAGCATGGCCAATAACTTGCACTCGAAAATGTTAATTGAACCATGAAAAAGCGTATAAATTAGAACTTTGCAAATATACACCAAAAATGcgaatgaaaaaaaatctgTCAATTAAAACTGCAAACTGGAATTTGTTATAAGAATATATAATTAACACTGTATGACTAAATGGCATCCAAAAAAGTGTGAAGTGAAGATCACGCAATTAAGTGTATGAAACAATTGAATAAGAAAAAACAAGCGCAATCAACATTTATTACTAAATGtcaaatataatttaagaTGGCAATTTTGTCGCATAACAAATTATTTGCTTATAGCCTTTCAGGCAACTTCAATTTGATTGGGGTAGGATTGAATGATTGAGTTTTTCATGACTTTAATTGAGGCAGTGAGATGTTAAGAAACTGGCAAAACGGGCAAAATGTTGATGAATTGGTTAACTCAGCTGCAATTGTAtacattaataaataaaacgctATCATTAGTgggaaattattttatttcctaataattttgttatcaaatttaattaaataatgtcCATTCATTATCTACTGATAATAATCAATCGTGTGGTGATGTGCTTATCTATCTGATTTGATAATACAATTATGTTAATAAATGGTGGCCCAATGAATACTGCAGCGCTgatgttattttatttggcggaGAACTAAATTTGAAATCATGAATAATAGTGACAGTCTATTAGTGTTAGTAACTTATAATTTAGAACAGAGTTATATACACTTGAATTACTCCGCAATAAATATCATTTAGCATCCAATGAGTCTCTAACATATAATCACCTTCCGGATAAGGGAGAATTTTCGTAACATGGTGATTAACCGTATCGGTGGAAACTTTTTCCACAATAATATCGTTCTAATGAGGGGCAgacatttgaattttattaatatagGTATAACCATAAAccctttaaatatacatacattatatGGACAGGAGTGGTTTAAGTTTGAATACTCCTTAATCATGTCAAAGAAATACTTTGCTACAGGATTTGCCTTTTGATGTTGGAAAAAATGGCAAGCATCTAGGGTTTTATTGTATAGAAACGGCCTGTAACCATTAAACCTTTTGTACAATCCAAAGTTGAcctaaaatgtttattatattgttaACTAGTAGGAAAAAggtttaaaaaaatatgttatatttaCCCGTGCTTTGGTAATTGGCAGTTTGTGCAGTGAAACCTTTgtcgaaatatatttatatgttcgATTTATCGATTTCAGAGTGCATTGCGTAAATTCGGCAAAATCTTTGTTCACAGACCTACACTTCAAGTTCGTAAACTCCACTCGGGGTTTTATCTATAATATTCGGGGGTTTCAGATTTGTTATTTCATTATATATAATAGTTAATTACCTCTTTTACTATTAACATAAGCAACAGTAAAGAAACTAATAAAGTTAGCTTCGTGTACATCATGTTATATCGGTAGACTCTGACGAACTGAAATCTATTAGCTCAGGTAAAAATTTATGGTACATAAAATtggatttttaaattgatcgATCAGAGATATTTCGTTTTAATGGAATAATAATTAGAACTTTAGAGCAGCACAGAGAATGCTTACATTAGGGCTAAAAACGTGCGtaacttaatttaattgttaaaaaacgccgaataatattaaaatgtataaacattttatagTCATAAACTtcgttttaaaatttttcgtACCATCACTTATCATTCCCACAAAAAGTTCTTTTGGTCACagaataaaatgtatttggtCGAGCAAAGACCCTGATTTTACTTCCAGCTTAGAACTGTTTGTCTAGAAATTTATCAAGATTTTGACGACGAATGACAGGCAGACAGGAAAAAGCTTCTTTGTCATGCGGCATGGTCGTAAATGTAATGGCATCTGcgagatacaaagatacattCGCAGCGCGCGCATTACGTGCATAAATTTTACAGATGCGCCGCTATCCAAATGTCATATGTCATTGGTAATGCAGAAAGGCCTGATGTAATGGCAAATGTCAGCCAAGGATAGTGGAGCATAATACGATTGGCTATCGGATCGATATGCAAATGTTATTGTTAACCAGATGAAGTTGAATAATAATATCAAGAACATCCAATACGTTAAACATAATTTGTATCGTATTTCTTTCAACTGTAAAAAGTTCCCCGAACTAAGTGACCCAAAAGTTCTCAACTGCATGTTGCATCGACTTTTTAAAGCGGAAACTTAAAGTTAGCTTAACATTAATTAACTGCTCCCCAAGCATGACCGGAGTGACCCTTCCTTAACCATGTTCAGAGTACAgaaccaaataaaatcagtgcCCTGTCCCAGTGAAAAGGTAACCCAGTTGCATGGAGCACGATGAACTGCAATCCCCACTGAACGAAGGAAATGGGTAGCGACTGCAGTCGCAGCTCACTGAAGCATCAAACGACCAGAAGGTGACTTAAAGCTGCTACCCGGAGCCTTGAATCCACAACTTCCGattccactccactccacacTGCTCTACTccactccattccattccgaTCCGTCCCGCAATTGCATTCTGTGTGCGTGCCGGGAACGAGTACGAGTATCTTGCAGATACGTATACGTTCCTCCAGTGCTCCATGGTCATAAATGAGCAACCAAGCACGACCGCCTCGCGGCATCGACTGACATCCCACTTAAAGAGTGGATGTGCTCCACCCGTAAATCGCATCCACAGCCCTTCCCATCCCGCCACCAAAATATAAACCACGGATACACTCccaaacatatatgtatataccttCGGTGACAAACGCCAAGTGTGCATAACTTTTAGTAGAGCATgaaaaattaactttaattcGATTGTAGGCAGTTCCCAGATGGCTCTTCGTCCATTATATCTACcggcgacgacgacgaagTGCCTGGGTGCAGTTTCGTTCGCCGGGCAATTAATGTGTGATAATTAAATTGTGATATCAGCTGAACAATTTACCAATTAAAGCAGCAAAGAGCTGCTGATGACGATGCTGGGCATGAAGAGCACTCGGCTAATAGGTGGCGATGCTCAAGATAAATTGCATGAAATACAGCATGAAGATTAAGAGaataatgtatttattaaaacttgaatatccaaaaataaacatagaAAGTTACTATAAGTTTGAAATATTGTTGTATTAAATGTTCTCACGTTTCACATCATAAGCGGCAATCTAAAACCCTTAACACCTGACCTACCTCAAAGGATTGGGGGCCAAGGCAGAACACTTCTCACGTCCTTCCTGGATCGTAGAAACTCGCACTGAACTTCCTTTCCTATTTCGCCACTCTACACTCTAGTTTGTGATCCAGCTAATGAGCAATTTAGCAGGAGCACTCACATCCTCGACCGTCATCCTTTCGCTGCCAAAGAGGCAGCGAAGCGTTAAGGCAACTGTCTGGCGGGCAAGGATAATGCCACAGACACTTGAGCCGCGATGGGCTTAGGTCAAAAGGCAGTTCATGCGGCTATAAAGGTTGGTTCCCAGCCTGGAAAATTTGCATGTTTTGCACAATATCTCGAGCAACCCCCGGCGCCCAATCAGGGGGGATTACATTTTTGGTGGTGACTGCTTATGCTTTATGAGCAATTAATATGTCAGTTAGCGGCGGCTTGGACAGATTGATGGGGTTGTTGGCTCGAATCGAGTCGAAAACGAAAGCAAGCCGCAGCAATTAGATGGAGAAATGTCAACGGCAGGCACGAACTGCCAGTAACTTGGAAAGTTTTCCTTCATTTTCCTTCAGTGGCTCGTGCTCGGCACGTTTTTGCATGTTTTCCGGCGCACCCTCGCTGATTTTTCTGTGCCTGATCAGAACTGGACTGGACTGTTGGGTTAACAAGGACACTCCCTGCCATTTGTAGGCCGCCACGAGCGTGCGGCACATTATCCTTAAGCGTTGCCGCGCCAGACGCTTGTGTCTTTATGTCCCAGCTACAAGTGTATATGCTGAGAACAGCTTTTTCTCTGGCGAAAGGAAGGAGAGTAGAGAATTCGGAGGTGGTTTGCGAATCAGGACATGGCGCGTGTTCTGCCCAAAGTTCCCGTGGGAATTGCCAGAAATCTCATATCGTGGGCGTGCGAACAAATATCTGTACCTTGACTCACTTTGGTAAATGTCAATGTGGTTAAATAGGGTTGACTCGATTCAAGGCAAAggtatttttcttattttgatattattatttttgtttccaaaaataacattaaaaACCTTTTGCCTGTCTCAAAAACTCGAAGATTTTAGccacaaaccaaaaaaaaaacttacctCAGCCAATAagttatacatatatcatcacttacaaaactttttcgaACTTTATCCAGGCAATCAATTTCAATCAATTCCACCTTATTCGTTACCTGCAGTCCTTGAGCTGAATTTAATTCCTGTTCCGTTCAATACCGAAAAAGCAATTCCAGAGATGAGAGGAAGTAAATTTAAAAGCccaacacccacacacccaaGAGTAtacaacatatacatacatttgtaTGTACGGATACGGAACACACTCGAGTCCAATCAACCCACAGgcaataagaaaaaatatagaaTTTCAGCAGTTCAGAGAAGAACTTTAATAGACATCCGGCTTTTATTATGCTTAGTCTTATTATTATCGTTTTCCCACCTTCAAGGTGTGTTCTCTGATGATGACGGAGAGGATGCGAAGCACCTCAAGTGCAATTGAAAAAGCCAAAACCGCACAGAGCCGAcaataataaaagcaataaTACCAACCAAAAGCAagcgcaacaacaaatgaatgtACTATGTTGATATTTGCGTTGGCCAAGGAAACATCTTTGGCGTGGTCGTCGAAGTCTGATGGAAAACGTGGAGGAAAATCCACAAGACAGTAGAAGATAGAAGCTATGGCTTTCAGAACGAGGAGGACTGCGCCTCATTAAGCGCCCGACGGCGTTTGGTTTATGGTCACCAGCTAGATGGCGGATTAGCAATTGCACAACTATACTCGTGCCACTACTaaactatactatactatatatactatatgttTGCTGTCGCTGGCACTTTTGCGGGGGTGTCGGTTTCGGCGTGGTCTAAAACAAGTTTAGGCGTTTCAATGTTCCTCATTAATCTTGTGGCATGCCCCACGAAAACAGAGAACACCAATCAACAGAAGTGCCACGCCTTGAGGTGGTGGCCCGACTTGGATACCATACCATTTTACTTATTGATTGACTCTTGCGGGGGCTTGAAATTTAGCACCATCCGTTGTATAATTGCTATGTGTAAATTTAGCGGATACACGTTGCGTTCCTTAACTGGAATAGGCAATAAGCCGATTATCTTTGATAGCAAATTAAACGTCAAACCAGGAAATGTAAGAAACAATTAGCTTACACATTCATTAAACAGTCGATTAATAAACAAAGTACCATTGCTATTGCTTTTAGTAACTTAAGACTTACAAATGGTCCGTTTCAGTTTAAGGAGACACTTTCTCTAATTTTTCCCCTTGAAAAGCGTCACTTTAAACAATTCCCCAGAATGCAAGTCTTCTGTCTGAAAATACACACAATTTGACATTCGACTGGCACTTTTCGCCCCTTTTCCCCAAATAAAAACGAATGTctcgagggggggggggggggcttgAGTGCAAACCAGAAAAAAAGCGAATTGCATTAATGCAATTTTAGCATCTGAAACCGTGCTGAGGAAAACTAAACGGGCACGTTCCAATTGGTGTCCGCGGTCGTCGTCAGCATTCTGTGTCTGCATCTGGATCTCCAtatgcatctgcatctgcttCCATCCAGTGAGTTCTGAGCCCCGAATGGAGCAGGGAGGATAATTGGACACCAGACATGGGAGCCCGGAGTCCACTGGAATCGTTCCAAATTGCCGGCGGATGACTCTCTGTCCATTTGCAGAGAAGAAAGAgtaaaaaaagaagaaaaaaaaaacggaggaGTATCTGATGAAGAAATGCTGTAAAATGGAATTGCATTACACACACTTTAGGTGCCACTTTGTGTGGCAATGCGTGGAGGGGTGGGGGGTAAATCTGAAGGCGAAGCCATGAAGTTGATGATGCGCCAACAAATTGGATGCGTGATGGCTAAGCGAGAGCTGAGCCACAATTGATATATTTATAGTTATGGCCAATAGGGACCCCCCTGTAACTTCATTTTACTTTCGACCAAATGGGCGAAAGTCAGCTTGCTTAATATTTCTCAAAAGCAATTGGATAAATCTTTTGTGCCTTAATGACCTTACATACAAATACCTGAGCTCTTCAACAGAAACGGAAAATTAATTAGCAGCCATGGGAATATCCGAGAAAAGTGCTCGGAATTTATTCGCGGCGAACTTAGTCTGAAATATTTTCACTGGCATTCTCAACTGGCTGTGccctaattaaattaaattaaattccaataaaatcaTGTTTGGTTCACACGATGCTCAACCCTTCAAGGTTTCGGTGTCCTCTAATGCTGGTATTTAttctatatttttattgcaatCCTCTATTTATGGCCTCTAATCCGTTAAATGCTTTTTAATTGCATCTGCAACCTTATCCCGGGGACACTTGAAAATTTCAGTTCGCATCGGCagggaaaagtgggcgggcTAGGGGCAGAAAATATAGTTTGAAAAGAGGGTGGTTGAGAGGGCGTGAGCAACCCCAGGCTAATTGGTTGGGCGTGAAATTTGtgagtttaattttttaggaCTCGGTTAGCTGTCAACCCCTGAAAAATTAAGGACCCCTACAATTTGGCACTGTGGGAGACGAAATTGATAAAGAACCGAGATGCAATCAGCCAAAGTAAACCACTTTTTATCGGCTTAAAATAACATTGGTTAGAAAGTCCgccaaagcaaaaaaaaaaaatatccataAGATAAATAAGTAGGGTTACAATTAaacgaatttaatttttaattttatgatgtCTTTAACCTAAAATAATATACTTGAGTAATGATGAGTGTGACAATAAtggtgttttttgtttttttccatatatgtatgtatgtagtattATTTACTAAATTgtatctttaaaaataaatgtatggCAATAGGAAGAAGAATTTGATATACAAAATCTTTTTTAAACACAATTAATTCCTATAAGCGTACATACCTTGTGATACTTTATATCCTCAGTGCAATAACTTTAAATCACTTTAAGCTTCAGTTCATTCAACCGCAAGCCGAGCTTAGCATTAACAAAAAGCTCTTTCACCTGCCCGACAAAGCTTTTAAGCCCTCGAGCCACTCAAGTTTTGCGGCTCAGCTCGGCGACGTCTCAAGAACGTACTCAAGAAACGCTCATAAGCAATAGGCTAAAAGAACACATTTACTTGGCCAAACACATACATAGACATACACACATgcagttttaaattaaaaacaaattgcgaACACGAGACAAAATATGTTAGAGCTGTCATGACCCTAATGACCGTGGGAACTTTTTTATAAACGTCACTGACATTGTCAGCTGAGTGCCCAAGTGTGAATGTGCATGCATTGGGTGTAAGCAGGCTCTTAAGTTTCTTTTAAGAGAGACTTGAGTTCAAGCATTGCCagattaaaaacatttttaaaattttgtaacGGAAACAGCAGCttaaataataactttaatAACTGCTTTAATACTCTATTTATaataaagaatatttttttcatttcagcTTTTTCAAGGCACCTTAAACTAATACAAGGTAAgcaatttcaaatatttttttcaacgagagagagagaacgaaacaacaaacaagtttttttccgtaatatatttttaacaatttttccTAAACCCAAAATGGAATTAAATCATCACAGTTAATATACAAACCTttaaaaaatcacaaaaactAAATTACCTTGAATCTTGATTATCAAAACATTGGGTTAATCGATTATTCATCACCCCCTTCGAATTGTcgcaaaattatttcaattattgcCCAACAATTGATTTGTTAATCTTCTTGTCTGCAAATGGAAATCCTTAACAATTGACCCAGCAATTTGTATGAGTAATTGGCTTCTTAATCGCAATTACAGGCCAGATTGGGTTCAATTCGAGTGAATTGATTCGGTTTGGATTACTCATGCCAACGTATTAGACTGTGTTTGAGCGTATTtgttgccatttgttgtgagcCTTTCATTGCGGCATTTTGCGCATTTTGATTGAAATTTTGATTAGGTTGCACATGTGGCTTTTGTCTGCCCCGCAGCTCCATTGACTGACATTGATTTCTCAGCTTATGGCCATTTCCCTATTTCTATGCTTCCCTATGCTTCTTCCGTTTTCCCCTTTCCCCCATTGTCTGGCATTATCTTTTGTCGGTTCATACCAGCGGAGCTGGAATTATTTGTCTGCGACGGGAGGTGGGTGGGTTGTCTGGGATCTGGGGTCTCCTCATTCAGTGCTAGCTGTTTTCATTATGGTTTATCTAAAAGTGTCGAGTAATGTCTGTAATGGCTTTAACACATTTAACACACGGAAAAAGGCATAACCGTCTTTAATTTTAACGTAATGGAGTCAAATGATAATGGACATAAGCTTTATATAACTAACATCTTCTCGTGTTTTGAGTAAATCAATTCATAAGTATGCACTTATTATggttaattttgattttattactttttgaataaCTTATCCCAAGCTCGAAAAAGTTTGAAAATTTTATGTCAtcttttaatgaaatttggaaatatttgtattattaaatgaTAGCAATaagaatttacattttttctgagtgcaaGTCTGCTTTTTTCATCAGTTGCAGCACTTTgttttttctgcatttaaattgcgatAATGTTGGCGCGATTGGGTGCCATGTGTAGGTAGCAATGGTTTGCTCCCAATAGTTTTGATACCATTCTTTTTACTACCTGATTTTATGGGCTACCTGGATTAAAGTCGCTGCTGCATTGCAATTTTTCGCACGTTTCATTGCTGAAAACTCTCTTATTATCTATATGTATGACTGTCTCACGCGCACATTTGGGTATTTATCTTTCGGAGTTATCTATGTTTCTCTTAGGGTACAATTTTCTCTTAAAGAGCGAACGACCTTGCATC
The sequence above is a segment of the Drosophila melanogaster chromosome 2L genome. Coding sequences within it:
- the CG33723 gene encoding uncharacterized protein, yielding MMYTKLTLLVSLLLLMLIVKEIKPRVEFTNLKCRSVNKDFAEFTQCTLKSINRTYKYISTKVSLHKLPITKARVNFGLYKRFNGYRPFLYNKTLDACHFFQHQKANPVAKYFFDMIKEYSNLNHSCPYNNDIIVEKVSTDTVNHHVTKILPYPEGDYMLETHWMLNDIYCGVIQVYITLF